AGCCGAGTTGCCGTCTCGCCTCGATTCAAGGGGAGGATCGGCGCGGCGACTGGTCGCGCCGGCTCGTCCCGCCGAAGCTTCAGCGAAGGAGGAAGCTTCAGCGAAGGCGGAGGCGGGCGCGGCTGCGCTACGGCAGCGTCAGGCCGGGATCCATGCTCTTCGCGACCGCGGCGAGGACGCTCTGGCCCGGACCGTTCGCGCCGGTGGCCGAATAGCCCGCCACGAAGAAGGTCGTCCCGGGGTCGTCGGGCCGCGAGATGCACGAATCGGAGATCACGGGGTCCGGCCGCAGCCCGGGATGATCGCTGACGCCCCGGTCAGGCGCTCTTTCGTCTTTCGGTTCGCGTGCCCCACGCCCGCCAGACCACGGCCGCCGCCGCGGCGCCGAGCGCGATTGCCCATCGCCCGCCGCTCGGGAACCTCGCGTGAAGGATCTGCGCGGTCGCCGGCCAGGCGAGCAGGAGGGGGAGCGAGACGGCGATCGGCGCGACGACACCCCAGAAGCGCCACGGGTTCGGCGCGGGGACTCTCCGCCAGGGCCGGTCGCCCGCCCTCTCCGCCCAGGCGATCAGCAGGGTCCCGGGAAGGAGGGCCGCGAGCGCGAATCCTCGGGCCGCGTCGGCACCTCCGGGCAGCGCGGCGGCGTAGATCGCGAGCACGGCGGCGGCGAGCGCCGCCCCCGTCGCGATCGAGCTGCCGGCCGTGCGCTTCCCGAGGAGCGACGCGCCTGCCGGCCGCGGCGGACGGCTCATCACGTCGGGATCCGCCGGCTCCCCCTCGAAGAGGAGCGCCGAGACCGGGTGGACGACGAGCTCGAGCCAGACGAGATGGACGGGGAGGAGCAGGAGGGGAAAGCCGAGCAGCGGAACGACGACCGCGAGGACGACGATCGGCACGTGAAAGGCGAGCAGATACCGGAACGCCTTTTCCAGATTGTCGTAGATGCGGCGCCCCTCCCGGATCGTCTCGACGATCGACCCGAAATTGTCGTCGAGCAGGACGAGATCGGCCGCCGCCCGCGCCACCTCGGTCGCGCGCGCGCCCATGCTGATTCCGATCGACGCGCGGCGGAGCGCCGGGGCGTCGTTGATGCCGTCGCCGGCCATGGCGACGACCTCTCCGTTGGCCCGGAGGGTGTCGACGATCGCGTACTTCTGCTCCGGGAGGATGCGGGCGAGGATCGGCGACTCGGCGACCCGCCGCGCGAAATCGGGCGGAGAGAGGGCGGCGAGCTCGTCGCCGGTCACGATCGGCTCGCGTCCGCTGACGATCCCGGCGCTCTCCGCGATCGCCCGGGCGGTGACCGGATGGTCGCCGGTGACGAGCTTGATCGAGATTCCGGCGGTTCGGCATTGCGCGACGGCCGCGGCGATCTCCGGCCGGAGAGGATCGCGGAAGCCGAGAAAGCCGACGAGCGCGAGCTCTGATTCGTCGCGCTCGCGGTCGTCGGGCCCTGCACTCTCGGTCTTGCCGGCGACCGCGAGGAGCCTCAGCCCCCCCGCGGCGAGCTCGGCATGGCGCATTTCCGCTTCGGCGCGGCGTTCGGGAGTGAGCGCGCAGTGCTCCAGGATCCCTTCGAGCGCGCCTTTGGCGGCGACCGCGAGCGTGCCGTCCGCCGCGCGTTCCGTCCTCCACACGTGCGACATGTGCTTTCCGAGCGGGTCCCAGGAGTGGTCGCGGACGAGGATCCCTTTCGTGTGCAGGCGGCCGGGGTCGAGCCCGGACGTCCGCGCGAACTCGATGATCGTGCGGTCGAGAGGATCGGAGGGGTCGATCTCGCAGGCGAGCACGGCGGTCTCCAGGAGCTCCTGCTCGCCGAGCTCACCGAACGGAAGCACCGCCTCCAGGACGAACTGGCCGAGGGTGAGCGTCCCCGTCTTGTCGGTGCAGATCACGGTCGTCGAACCGAGCGTCTCGACGCTCGCGAGGCGGCGGACGAGCACGCGATGGCGCGACAGACGCCACGCCCCGAGCGTCAGGAAGAGCGTGAAGACGAGAGGGAACTCTTCGGGCATGGCCGACATTGCGACGCTGATCGCCGAGACGAACGCGCGCGAGAGCGACCGCTCGCGATACCAGGCGAGCCCGAAGACCGCCGCGGCGACGAGGACCGCGATGCGGCCGAGAACGGAAACGACCTTCGCGGTCTTCTCCTGGATCGGCGTCGGCGCGTCGGGTGCCTCGGCCACGAGCGAGGCGATCCGCCCGTACTGCGTGCTCAGGCCGGTCGACGTCACCTCGCCTCCTCCCTGGCCCGTGAGCACACGCGAACCGGCGTAGAACGGCGTCCCGGGAAGCTTGTCCTTCGGCTCCGACTCGCCGGTCAGCATCGACTCGTCGATCGCGAGATGCGCAGACCAGGCGACCGTCCCGTCCGCATGGAGGACGTCTCCCTCGCGGATGAGCAGGATGTCCCCCGGCACGATTTCCTCCGTCGGGATCTCGACGGGCGCGCCGTCCCGCACCACCGTGGCCCGCGGGGAGACGGCCCGCGCGAGCTTCTTCAGCGCCTGGCGCGACCGCGCTTCGAGGATGACGTCGACGGCGAGCACCGGGAAGAGGGCCACGAGGAGCACGATCCCGTCGCGGCGCTCCCCGGCCACGAAGGAGAGGACCGCCGCCGCGAGCAGCATGATCGCCATCGGGTCGGCGAGCATGCGGGCGAACTCGAAAAACGACGCGCGGCGTCCGGCGGGCGCGTAGCGGTTGGGGCCGTGCTCGGCGAGGAGCTCCCGGGCGCGGGCGCTGGAAAGACCGCTCGGCCGGCTCTCCACGGTCAGACGGGCGCCGCGGCGCCCCCGCGTCCGGAGACGTCCGGCGCGCCCGGTCGCGTCACTTGAGTCCGAGGTCGGTCAGGATCTTCGGATTCGTCTCTTCCTGCGCGAGCACGGCATGGCAGGCGTCGCAGTCCTGGGTGATCACCTTCCCGTCCTTCGACGCGTGGCTGCCGTCGTGGCACCGGAAGCAGCCGAGGAAGTCCTCGTGCCCGAGGTTGTTGGGGTACGTCCCCCACCCGACCTTCATCGCGGGGAAGACGTTTCGCCGGTAGATCGCGCCCGCCCGGTCGGCGGCGGCCTCGATCTGCGCGCGGTGAGCGGCGTAGACCGGAGGATACTTCGTGCGGTAGAAGTCGACGAGGCCT
This DNA window, taken from Thermoanaerobaculia bacterium, encodes the following:
- a CDS encoding cation-transporting P-type ATPase; protein product: MESRPSGLSSARARELLAEHGPNRYAPAGRRASFFEFARMLADPMAIMLLAAAVLSFVAGERRDGIVLLVALFPVLAVDVILEARSRQALKKLARAVSPRATVVRDGAPVEIPTEEIVPGDILLIREGDVLHADGTVAWSAHLAIDESMLTGESEPKDKLPGTPFYAGSRVLTGQGGGEVTSTGLSTQYGRIASLVAEAPDAPTPIQEKTAKVVSVLGRIAVLVAAAVFGLAWYRERSLSRAFVSAISVAMSAMPEEFPLVFTLFLTLGAWRLSRHRVLVRRLASVETLGSTTVICTDKTGTLTLGQFVLEAVLPFGELGEQELLETAVLACEIDPSDPLDRTIIEFARTSGLDPGRLHTKGILVRDHSWDPLGKHMSHVWRTERAADGTLAVAAKGALEGILEHCALTPERRAEAEMRHAELAAGGLRLLAVAGKTESAGPDDRERDESELALVGFLGFRDPLRPEIAAAVAQCRTAGISIKLVTGDHPVTARAIAESAGIVSGREPIVTGDELAALSPPDFARRVAESPILARILPEQKYAIVDTLRANGEVVAMAGDGINDAPALRRASIGISMGARATEVARAAADLVLLDDNFGSIVETIREGRRIYDNLEKAFRYLLAFHVPIVVLAVVVPLLGFPLLLLPVHLVWLELVVHPVSALLFEGEPADPDVMSRPPRPAGASLLGKRTAGSSIATGAALAAAVLAIYAAALPGGADAARGFALAALLPGTLLIAWAERAGDRPWRRVPAPNPWRFWGVVAPIAVSLPLLLAWPATAQILHARFPSGGRWAIALGAAAAAVVWRAWGTRTERRKSA